In a genomic window of Trichosurus vulpecula isolate mTriVul1 chromosome X unlocalized genomic scaffold, mTriVul1.pri SUPER_X_unloc_1, whole genome shotgun sequence:
- the LOC118833048 gene encoding NTF2-related export protein 2 — MAMSVDFKTNADQACRAAEEFVNIYYETIDKRRRVLTRLYLDTATLVWNGNAISGLNALSEFFETLPSSEFQINVVDCQPVHEQATQSQTTVLVVTCGIVKFDGNKQRYFNQNFLLTAQVTPNSTVWKIASDCFRFQDWSS; from the exons ATGGCAATGTCTGTG GATTTTAAAACCAATGCGGATCAGGCTTGTAGAGCTGCTGAAGAATTTGTTAATATATACTATGAGACCATAGATAAAAGAAGAAGG GTACTGACCAGATTGTACCTTGATACAGCTACTTTAGTTTGGAATGGAAATGCCATATCTGGACTAAATGCTTTGAGTGAATTTTTTGAGACGTTGCCTTCCAGTGAGTTTCAGATCAATGTGGTAGACTGCCAACCTGTTCATG AGCAAGCCACTCAGAGCCAAACAACTGTCCTCGTGGTGACCTGCGGAATAGTGAAATTTGATGGGAACAAACAGCGCTATTTCAACCAGAATTTCCTCTTGACTGCCCAAGTCACACCAAACAGCACCGTGTGGAAGATCGCAAGTGACTGCTTCCGTTTTCAGGATTGGTCTAGTTAG